The following coding sequences lie in one Glycine soja cultivar W05 chromosome 16, ASM419377v2, whole genome shotgun sequence genomic window:
- the LOC114389880 gene encoding uncharacterized protein LOC114389880, with amino-acid sequence MMVNYHGVYNFAQLPNMYKVFYEDQREKVAFYKNANASHGKEKKHMTHSRVKLYVVPFGQYGHHFGGQRTGGSQLSGKGFQPIGGSSHPANRVSQSAGSGGGGGAPTTLSTPSRCAKCSKIGHFARDCPDSDMTCFNYRGATNLFISRVRIEKLVLLVSYLKFDLTMDTPTSVSILTSDVCLQCPVLISDRRFLVDFVVLPLSQVDVILCMDRLSSNHVLLNCFEKFVVFLEFGVSDGDEFLSANQVKASLREDAQVYMIQASMSVETKTLVNDIPMVREFLKVFGLPPERV; translated from the exons ATGATGGTGAACTATCACGGAGTTTATAACTTTGCACAGTTGCCTAACATGTACAAAGTCTTTTACGAGGATCAGAGGGAGAAAGTAGCATTCTACAAGAATGCCAATGCTAGTCATGGGAAAGAGAAGAAGCATATGACTCATAGTCGTGTTAAGTTGTATGTTGTCCCTTTTGGGCAATATGGCCACCACTTTGGGGGACAGAGGACTGGTGGATCCCAGCTTTCCGGTAAGGGATTTCAACCTATTGGTGGAAGTTCTCATCCAGCTAACAGAGTATCTCAGTCTGCtggtagtggtggtggtggtggtgctccTACTACACTTTCTACGCCATCTAGGTGTGCTAAGTGCAGTAAGATTGGTCATTTTGCTCGTGATTGCCCAGACAGTGACATGACTTGTTTTAACTATCGAG GTGCCacaaatttgtttatttctcgTGTTCGTATTGAAAAACTTGTTTTGCTAGTGTCTTATTTGAAATTTGACTTGACTATGGATACACCTACTAGTGTGTCTATTTTAACTTCTGATGTGTGCTTGCAATGTCCTGTCTTGATTTCTGATAGACGGTTTCTAGTTGACTTCGTTGTGCTACCCTTAAGTCAGGTTGATGTTATTCTTTGTATGGACCGAttatcttccaaccatgtcttgCTAAATTGTTTTGAGAAATTTGTTGTCTTTCTTGAGTTTGGCGTGAGTGATGGTGATGAGTTTTTATCTGCTAACCAAGTTAAGGCATCTTTGAGAGAGGATGCACAGGTATACATGATCCAAGCTAGCATGAGTGTTGAGACCAAGACCCTTGTGAATGATATACCCATGGTGAGGGAGTTTCTTAAGGTGTTTGGGTTACCACCTGAGAGAGTTTGA